One Streptomyces sp. ML-6 genomic region harbors:
- a CDS encoding penicillin-binding transpeptidase domain-containing protein has product MNKPLRRIAIFCGLLVLALLVRVNWLQYVRADELNENKHNRRVQIERYAHERGNIIVDGNPVTGSVETKDSDFKYKRVWKDGPMWAPVTGYSSQAFDASQLEKLEDGILTGNDDQLFFDRTLSMFTGDKRQGGNIVTTLNGAAQKAAFKGLGDKKGAVAALDPQTGAILALVSTPSYDPSVFAGNSFKDAEARQKLLKDKDKPMLNRALRETYPPGSTFKVVTAAAALENGLYTDIDAKTKSPLPWRLPLSTQNLANEGNIPCENASLREALRWSCNTVFGKISDDLGNQKMIDQADKFGFNEEIFTPVRADASVYPKDNRPQNAMAGIGQASNRATPLQMAMVAAAIANDGKLMQPYMVAERQAPNLDAIYTHEKEQFSQPLSGENAQKLQQMMETVVETGTGRNAQINGVTVGGKTGTAQHGLNNSEKPYAWFISYAKTDNGSPVAVAVVVEDSQANRGDISGGGLAAPIAKAVMEAVIDSKK; this is encoded by the coding sequence GTGAACAAGCCCCTTCGTAGGATTGCGATCTTCTGCGGGCTGCTCGTCCTCGCTCTCCTGGTCCGCGTCAACTGGCTCCAGTACGTACGCGCCGACGAGCTGAACGAGAACAAGCACAACCGCCGGGTCCAGATCGAGCGCTACGCCCACGAACGCGGCAACATCATCGTCGACGGCAACCCCGTCACCGGGTCCGTCGAGACCAAGGACAGCGACTTCAAGTACAAGCGGGTCTGGAAGGACGGCCCCATGTGGGCCCCCGTCACCGGCTACTCCTCGCAGGCCTTCGACGCCTCGCAGCTGGAGAAGCTGGAGGACGGCATCCTCACCGGCAACGACGACCAGCTCTTCTTCGACCGCACCCTGTCGATGTTCACCGGCGACAAGAGGCAGGGCGGCAACATCGTCACCACCCTGAACGGCGCCGCCCAGAAGGCCGCCTTCAAGGGACTCGGCGACAAGAAGGGCGCCGTCGCCGCCCTCGACCCGCAGACCGGCGCCATCCTGGCCCTGGTGAGCACCCCGTCGTACGACCCCTCGGTCTTCGCCGGGAACTCCTTCAAGGACGCAGAAGCCCGGCAGAAGCTCCTGAAGGACAAGGACAAGCCGATGCTCAACCGGGCATTGCGCGAGACCTACCCGCCCGGCTCGACCTTCAAGGTCGTCACTGCCGCCGCGGCGCTGGAGAACGGGCTGTACACCGACATCGACGCGAAGACGAAGTCGCCGCTCCCCTGGCGGCTTCCCCTCTCGACCCAGAACCTCGCCAACGAGGGCAACATCCCGTGCGAGAACGCCTCGCTCCGGGAAGCGCTGCGGTGGTCCTGCAACACGGTCTTCGGCAAGATCAGCGACGACCTGGGCAACCAGAAGATGATCGACCAGGCCGACAAGTTCGGCTTCAACGAGGAGATCTTCACCCCGGTCCGCGCCGACGCCAGCGTCTACCCCAAGGACAACCGCCCGCAGAACGCCATGGCCGGCATCGGCCAGGCGTCCAACCGCGCCACCCCGCTCCAGATGGCCATGGTCGCCGCCGCGATCGCCAACGACGGCAAGCTGATGCAGCCGTACATGGTCGCCGAGCGCCAGGCCCCCAACCTGGACGCGATCTACACCCACGAGAAGGAGCAGTTCAGCCAGCCCCTCTCGGGCGAGAACGCGCAGAAGCTCCAGCAGATGATGGAGACCGTCGTCGAGACCGGCACCGGCCGCAACGCCCAGATCAACGGCGTCACCGTCGGCGGCAAGACCGGTACCGCTCAGCACGGCCTCAACAACAGCGAGAAGCCGTACGCGTGGTTCATCTCGTACGCCAAGACCGACAACGGCTCCCCGGTCGCCGTCGCCGTCGTGGTCGAGGACAGCCAGGCCAACCGGGGTGACATCTCCGGTGGCGGTCTGGCCGCGCCGATCGCCAAGGCCGTGATGGAGGCGGTCATCGACAGCAAGAAGTGA
- the pknB gene encoding Stk1 family PASTA domain-containing Ser/Thr kinase produces the protein MEEPRRLGGRYELGSVLGRGGMAEVYLAHDTRLGRTVAVKTLRADLARDPSFQARFRREAQSAASLNHPAIVAVYDTGEDYVDGVSIPYIVMEYVDGSTLRELLHSGRKLLPERTLEMTVGILQALEYSHRAGIVHRDIKPANVMLTRTGQVKVMDFGIARAMGDSGMTMTQTAAVIGTAQYLSPEQAKGEQVDARSDLYSTGCLLYELLTVRPPFIGDSPVAVAYQHVREEPQKPSNFDPEITPEMDAIVLKALVKDPDYRYQSADEMRADIEACLDGQPVAATAAMGAAGYGGYDGYGGNDQPTTALHATDPNNAATSMLPPVNPDDGGYGYDDRPDRRRQKKSNTSTILLVVAGILVLIGAILIGKAVLSNTKSSNEIDAPNMIGATVDRAQKLADSANVILKIGSREPCEEQDKGKICSQTPDPGSTMEEEETITVVVSTGAPKVEVPDVVEKTEATARKDLEAKGFTVTVKAIESEKTAGTVIEQSPEGNSKAERNSEVTITVAKEATLDLPDVRTRTYEAAEAQLRGIGFTNISRTDVDSEQPANTVIEQTPGAGKQAKDVQIVLKVSKGPQQPEKATVPDLQGKTLAEAKALLAQAGLQLGQVQGPGDDNARIIGFQPGPNQQVDKNSAVNVQTMPGGGDGNIFGGLSGSRKH, from the coding sequence ATGGAAGAGCCGCGTCGCCTCGGCGGCCGGTACGAGCTGGGCTCGGTGCTCGGCCGTGGTGGCATGGCCGAGGTCTACCTCGCACACGACACCCGGCTCGGCCGCACCGTAGCCGTGAAGACGCTGCGGGCCGACCTGGCCCGCGACCCGTCCTTCCAGGCCCGGTTCCGCCGTGAGGCCCAGTCCGCCGCCTCGCTCAACCACCCGGCGATCGTCGCCGTCTACGACACCGGCGAGGACTACGTCGACGGGGTCTCCATCCCGTACATCGTCATGGAGTACGTCGACGGGTCGACGCTCAGGGAACTCCTGCACTCCGGCCGCAAGTTGCTGCCCGAGCGCACCCTGGAGATGACCGTCGGCATCCTCCAGGCGCTGGAGTACTCGCACCGCGCGGGCATCGTCCACCGGGACATCAAGCCGGCGAACGTCATGCTGACGCGCACCGGCCAGGTCAAGGTCATGGACTTCGGCATCGCCCGCGCCATGGGCGACTCCGGCATGACGATGACCCAGACCGCCGCCGTCATCGGCACCGCCCAGTACCTCTCCCCGGAGCAGGCCAAGGGCGAGCAGGTCGACGCACGCTCCGACCTGTACTCGACCGGCTGCCTGCTCTACGAACTGCTGACGGTCCGGCCGCCCTTCATCGGGGACTCGCCCGTCGCGGTCGCCTACCAGCACGTGCGGGAAGAGCCGCAGAAGCCCAGCAACTTCGACCCCGAGATCACGCCCGAGATGGACGCGATCGTGTTGAAGGCCCTGGTCAAGGACCCCGACTACCGCTACCAGTCGGCCGACGAGATGCGCGCCGACATCGAGGCCTGCCTCGACGGCCAGCCGGTCGCCGCCACCGCGGCGATGGGCGCGGCCGGTTACGGCGGCTACGACGGTTACGGCGGCAACGACCAGCCCACCACCGCGCTGCACGCCACCGATCCGAACAACGCGGCCACGTCCATGCTGCCGCCGGTCAACCCGGACGACGGCGGCTACGGCTACGACGACCGCCCCGACCGGCGTCGGCAGAAGAAGAGCAACACCTCGACGATCCTGCTGGTCGTCGCGGGCATCCTGGTGCTGATCGGGGCGATCCTGATCGGCAAGGCGGTGCTCAGCAACACCAAGAGCAGCAACGAGATCGACGCGCCGAACATGATCGGCGCGACCGTGGACCGGGCACAGAAACTCGCCGACAGCGCCAACGTCATCCTGAAGATCGGCTCGCGCGAGCCCTGCGAGGAGCAGGACAAGGGCAAGATCTGCAGCCAGACCCCGGATCCCGGCAGCACGATGGAGGAGGAGGAGACCATCACGGTCGTCGTCTCCACCGGAGCGCCGAAGGTCGAGGTCCCGGACGTCGTCGAGAAGACGGAGGCGACCGCCCGCAAGGACCTGGAGGCCAAGGGCTTCACGGTGACCGTCAAGGCGATCGAGTCCGAGAAGACCGCGGGTACGGTCATCGAGCAGAGCCCCGAGGGGAACTCGAAGGCCGAGCGGAACTCCGAGGTCACGATCACGGTGGCCAAGGAGGCCACCCTGGACCTCCCGGACGTCCGTACCCGTACGTACGAGGCGGCCGAGGCCCAGCTCAGGGGCATCGGGTTCACCAACATCTCGCGCACCGACGTCGACTCGGAACAGCCGGCGAACACGGTGATCGAGCAGACCCCGGGCGCCGGCAAGCAGGCCAAGGACGTGCAGATCGTCCTGAAGGTCTCCAAGGGGCCGCAGCAGCCGGAGAAGGCCACGGTGCCCGACCTGCAGGGCAAGACCCTCGCGGAGGCGAAGGCCCTGCTGGCCCAGGCGGGTCTGCAGCTCGGCCAGGTCCAGGGCCCCGGTGACGACAACGCGAGGATCATCGGCTTCCAGCCCGGCCCGAACCAGCAGGTCGACAAGAACAGCGCGGTCAACGTCCAGACCATGCCGGGCGGTGGGGACGGCAACATCTTCGGCGGACTGTCCGGCTCGCGGAAGCACTGA
- a CDS encoding class E sortase, producing MTARTEDEERVDESTPLPRRRGRHPVATAVSVFGELLITAGLVLGLFVAYSLWWTNVLADREATKQGETVRDRWAGGPGALDTKDGIGFLHVPSMKNGEILVKKGTDAENLNNGIAGYYTEPVKSALPWDEEGNFTLAAHRDGHGAKFHNIDKVRTGDAIVFETRDTWYVYKVFKELPETSKYNVDVLEPVPKGSGAKKPGRYITLTTCTPVYTSKYRYIVWGELVRTEKVDSDRTKPAELR from the coding sequence GTGACAGCGAGGACCGAGGACGAAGAGCGGGTCGACGAGTCCACTCCCCTTCCCCGGCGCAGGGGCCGCCATCCCGTCGCGACCGCGGTCAGTGTCTTCGGTGAGCTGCTGATCACCGCGGGCCTGGTGCTGGGGCTCTTCGTCGCCTACTCCCTCTGGTGGACGAACGTGCTCGCCGATCGCGAGGCCACCAAGCAGGGCGAAACCGTCCGCGACCGCTGGGCGGGCGGACCGGGCGCGCTGGACACCAAGGACGGCATCGGGTTCCTGCACGTCCCGTCGATGAAGAACGGCGAGATCCTGGTCAAGAAGGGCACCGACGCCGAGAACCTCAACAACGGCATCGCGGGCTACTACACGGAGCCGGTGAAGTCGGCCCTCCCGTGGGACGAGGAGGGCAACTTCACCCTGGCGGCACACCGTGATGGGCACGGCGCCAAGTTCCACAACATCGACAAGGTGCGGACCGGTGACGCGATCGTCTTCGAGACCAGGGACACCTGGTACGTCTACAAGGTCTTCAAGGAGCTTCCCGAGACGTCGAAGTACAACGTCGACGTCCTGGAGCCGGTGCCGAAGGGCTCGGGGGCGAAGAAGCCCGGCCGCTACATCACGCTGACGACCTGCACGCCGGTCTACACGTCGAAGTACCGCTACATCGTGTGGGGCGAACTGGTCCGCACCGAGAAGGTGGACAGCGACCGCACGAAGCCGGCGGAACTGCGCTAG
- a CDS encoding class E sortase — MTPLRPEHEAGQDGPYEQGTYEAAGVFEAAVDRLADPLNDPLPGQHASPWFRADNIRPEEAGAPEAGRGRHRSPAPQQWSEAGEAPRAQPSGPPPAEREAREARGGPESVPDEWYDPQGFERDWYGQQGPAAASAPAPVPPVRSDTSSSSDASSLSYPDASYPDASYPDVSFPADDGTAVLRAVHEPDVFPADERTAVLPVVDGTGFGPDPVPPKDPEGAEGFEDPEQGPEGPGRGPGDAAPEPRPGGRAERRRAAKGRGRRRADAPARTAPPAAAQADRPMSRVEARRAARAAKDSPAVVASRFTGELFITLGVLMLLFVTYQLWWTNVRANQYAGKETNKIQDDWAKGDRNPGVFEAGQGFAIIHIPKLDVVAPIAEGINKEKVLDRGMIGHYSEGSLRTAMPSAEKGNFALAGHRNTHGEPFRYINRLEPGDPIVVETQDAYYTYEMAKMLPQTSPSNVSVIDPVPAGSGFTEPGRYLTLTTCTPEFTSTYRLIVWGKMVDERPRSKGKPDALVG, encoded by the coding sequence GTGACCCCCCTCCGCCCCGAACACGAAGCAGGTCAGGACGGCCCGTACGAGCAGGGGACGTACGAGGCCGCGGGCGTGTTCGAGGCGGCGGTCGACCGGCTGGCGGATCCGCTGAACGATCCGTTGCCCGGACAGCATGCCTCGCCGTGGTTCAGGGCGGACAACATCCGTCCCGAGGAGGCCGGGGCACCGGAGGCGGGACGGGGACGGCACCGGAGCCCGGCCCCGCAGCAGTGGTCCGAGGCGGGGGAGGCCCCCCGGGCCCAGCCCTCCGGGCCACCACCGGCGGAACGGGAGGCGAGGGAGGCGCGGGGCGGGCCCGAGAGCGTCCCGGACGAGTGGTACGACCCCCAGGGGTTCGAACGGGACTGGTACGGGCAGCAGGGCCCCGCGGCGGCGTCCGCGCCCGCTCCGGTGCCCCCGGTCCGGTCCGACACCTCTTCCTCTTCCGACGCCTCTTCCCTCTCCTATCCGGATGCCTCCTATCCGGATGCCTCCTACCCGGATGTCTCCTTCCCGGCCGACGACGGAACGGCCGTCCTGCGGGCCGTCCACGAGCCGGACGTTTTTCCGGCCGATGAGAGAACGGCCGTCCTGCCGGTCGTCGACGGGACGGGCTTCGGCCCGGACCCGGTGCCCCCGAAGGACCCGGAGGGGGCGGAGGGCTTCGAGGACCCCGAGCAGGGCCCGGAAGGCCCCGGGAGAGGCCCCGGGGACGCGGCCCCGGAACCACGCCCGGGAGGCCGTGCCGAACGCCGCCGTGCGGCCAAGGGGCGCGGCCGTCGCCGCGCCGATGCCCCGGCACGGACCGCGCCGCCGGCCGCTGCGCAGGCCGACAGACCGATGTCGCGCGTCGAGGCGCGGCGGGCGGCACGCGCGGCCAAGGACAGCCCGGCCGTGGTCGCCAGCCGGTTCACCGGTGAACTGTTCATCACGCTCGGCGTGCTGATGCTGCTGTTCGTCACCTACCAGCTGTGGTGGACGAACGTGCGCGCGAACCAGTACGCGGGCAAGGAGACGAACAAGATCCAGGACGACTGGGCCAAGGGCGACCGCAACCCCGGAGTGTTCGAGGCGGGCCAGGGATTCGCCATCATCCACATCCCCAAGCTGGACGTGGTCGCCCCGATCGCCGAGGGCATCAACAAGGAGAAGGTCCTCGACCGGGGCATGATCGGCCACTACAGCGAGGGCTCGCTCCGCACCGCGATGCCGTCGGCCGAGAAGGGCAACTTCGCTCTGGCCGGCCACCGCAACACGCACGGCGAGCCGTTCCGCTACATCAACCGGCTGGAACCCGGCGACCCGATCGTGGTGGAGACGCAGGACGCGTACTACACGTACGAGATGGCGAAGATGCTGCCGCAGACGTCGCCGTCCAACGTCTCGGTGATCGATCCGGTGCCGGCCGGTTCCGGCTTCACCGAGCCGGGCAGGTACCTCACTCTGACGACCTGTACGCCGGAATTCACGAGTACGTACCGTTTGATCGTCTGGGGCAAGATGGTCGACGAGCGACCGCGCAGCAAGGGGAAGCCCGACGCGCTCGTGGGCTGA
- a CDS encoding aminodeoxychorismate/anthranilate synthase component II: MSARILVVDNYDSFVFNLVQYLYQLGAECEVLRNDEVTTAHAQDGFDGVLLSPGPGAPEQAGVCIEMVRHCAATGVPVFGVCLGMQSMAVAYGGVVDRAPELLHGKTSPVTHEGVGVFAGLPSPFTATRYHSLAAEPGTVPPELEVTARTADGIIMGLRHRELAVEGVQFHPESVLTEYGHLMLANWLVQCGDTGAVARAAGLAPVVGKAAA; the protein is encoded by the coding sequence GTGAGCGCCCGCATCCTCGTGGTGGACAACTACGACAGCTTCGTCTTCAACCTCGTCCAGTACCTCTACCAGCTCGGTGCCGAGTGCGAGGTGCTGCGCAACGACGAGGTGACGACGGCACACGCCCAGGACGGCTTCGACGGCGTCCTCCTGTCGCCCGGCCCCGGTGCCCCGGAGCAGGCGGGCGTCTGCATCGAGATGGTCCGCCACTGCGCGGCGACGGGCGTTCCGGTCTTCGGGGTCTGCCTGGGGATGCAGTCGATGGCGGTGGCGTACGGCGGCGTGGTGGACCGCGCCCCGGAGCTGCTGCACGGCAAGACCTCGCCGGTGACGCACGAGGGCGTGGGGGTCTTCGCCGGCCTGCCGTCCCCCTTCACCGCGACCCGTTACCACTCGCTCGCCGCCGAGCCCGGCACCGTACCGCCGGAGCTGGAAGTGACGGCGCGTACGGCCGACGGCATCATCATGGGGCTGCGCCACCGCGAACTGGCGGTGGAGGGCGTGCAGTTCCACCCGGAGTCGGTGCTGACCGAGTACGGGCACCTGATGCTGGCCAACTGGCTGGTGCAGTGCGGTGACACCGGGGCCGTCGCGAGGGCGGCGGGGCTCGCGCCGGTGGTGGGCAAGGCCGCCGCGTGA
- a CDS encoding class E sortase: MPVRLVVRTFSELCITVGALIVLFVVYVLFWTGVKAADATGAELDALRGQWARTAPVPGARPSPEPPAPAAYRDGEPFAMLYIPRFGKGWEWPVLENTEVRTLQKGLGHYRGTARPGETGNFAVAGHRRTYGDPFKDFPKLRRGDAVLLTDGTTWFTYRIGKPPHRTVPSDTGVIAPVPRGSGFDGPGRYLTLTTCDPEWGSSHRLIAWAHLDATRPVAEGRPAAFHS, translated from the coding sequence GTGCCGGTGCGACTGGTCGTCAGGACGTTCAGCGAACTCTGCATCACCGTCGGCGCACTCATCGTGCTCTTCGTGGTGTACGTGCTGTTCTGGACCGGGGTGAAGGCGGCGGACGCGACCGGGGCGGAGCTCGACGCCCTGCGCGGCCAGTGGGCGCGGACGGCCCCCGTGCCCGGAGCACGGCCCTCCCCGGAGCCGCCGGCCCCCGCCGCGTACCGGGACGGCGAGCCGTTCGCGATGCTGTACATACCGCGCTTCGGCAAGGGCTGGGAATGGCCCGTCCTGGAGAACACCGAGGTCAGGACCCTGCAGAAAGGTCTCGGCCACTACCGGGGCACCGCCCGTCCGGGAGAGACGGGCAACTTCGCGGTGGCCGGGCACCGCCGCACCTACGGCGACCCGTTCAAGGACTTCCCGAAGCTGCGCCGGGGCGACGCGGTCCTGCTGACGGACGGGACGACGTGGTTCACGTACCGGATCGGGAAACCGCCCCACCGGACCGTGCCGAGCGACACCGGGGTCATCGCCCCGGTCCCCCGCGGATCCGGCTTCGACGGGCCCGGCCGCTATCTGACCCTGACCACCTGCGACCCCGAATGGGGCAGCAGCCACCGGCTCATCGCCTGGGCGCACCTCGATGCCACCCGGCCCGTCGCGGAAGGCAGACCGGCGGCTTTCCACAGCTGA
- a CDS encoding DUF881 domain-containing protein, with product MSNSADSPQGPVRRTFRHPARVLTAGVFALAGLIFVTSANTAKGTNIRTDSSLLKLSDLIQQRSEKNARLDETTASVREDIDALARRDDGSTEAEDARLKELERTAGTTKLTGRSVSVTLNDAPPDATANPGYPDPQPNDLVIHQQDLQAVVNALWQGGAKGIQVMDQRLISTSAVRCVGNTLILQGRVYSPPYKITAVGDPGRLKQALDDSPAISNYLLYVKAYGLGWKVDEHDAVTLPGYSGTVDLHYAEPVE from the coding sequence TTGAGCAATTCCGCCGACTCTCCCCAAGGTCCGGTCCGGCGCACCTTCCGGCACCCGGCCAGAGTGCTCACGGCCGGCGTCTTCGCCCTCGCCGGCCTGATCTTCGTCACCAGTGCCAACACGGCCAAGGGCACCAACATCCGCACCGACTCCTCGCTGCTCAAGCTCTCCGACCTCATTCAGCAGCGCAGCGAGAAGAACGCCCGGCTGGACGAGACCACCGCGTCCGTGCGCGAGGACATCGACGCCCTCGCCCGGCGCGACGACGGCAGCACCGAGGCGGAGGACGCCCGGCTCAAGGAGCTCGAACGGACCGCGGGCACCACGAAGCTCACCGGCCGGTCGGTGTCGGTCACCCTCAACGACGCCCCGCCCGACGCCACCGCCAACCCCGGCTACCCCGACCCGCAGCCCAATGACCTGGTCATCCACCAACAGGACCTGCAGGCGGTCGTCAACGCCCTCTGGCAGGGCGGCGCCAAGGGCATCCAGGTCATGGACCAGCGGCTGATCTCCACGAGCGCGGTGCGCTGCGTCGGCAACACCCTGATCCTCCAGGGCCGGGTCTACTCCCCGCCGTACAAGATCACCGCGGTCGGCGACCCGGGCCGGCTCAAGCAGGCGCTCGACGACTCCCCGGCGATCAGCAACTACCTGCTGTACGTCAAGGCGTACGGGCTCGGCTGGAAAGTGGACGAGCACGATGCGGTGACTCTTCCCGGCTACTCGGGCACAGTGGACCTCCACTACGCGGAGCCCGTGGAGTAG
- the crgA gene encoding cell division protein CrgA — translation MPKSRIRKKADFTPPPAKQATNIKLTSRSWVAPVMLALFLLGLAWIVVFYVTDGDLPVESLGNWNIVVGFGFIAGGFGVSTQWK, via the coding sequence GTGCCGAAGTCACGTATCCGCAAGAAGGCCGACTTCACGCCCCCTCCGGCGAAGCAGGCAACCAACATAAAGCTGACCAGCCGCAGCTGGGTCGCGCCCGTGATGCTGGCGCTCTTCCTGCTCGGCCTGGCCTGGATCGTCGTCTTCTACGTGACCGACGGCGACCTGCCCGTCGAGTCGCTGGGCAACTGGAACATCGTCGTCGGCTTCGGCTTCATCGCCGGTGGCTTCGGCGTCTCCACGCAGTGGAAGTAG
- a CDS encoding rhomboid family intramembrane serine protease, with protein sequence MDQQPPGGPDPSAAEGALGCYRHPGREANVRCTRCERPICPKCMVDASVGFQCPDCVRQGSGTGHGPAANRPRTVAGGSITADPRLVTKVLLGLNVTVYLAVLAKGDALVEELMLLGRATTQFGGPLEGVAEGQWYRLVTSMFLHQEMWHIVFNMLGLWWLGGPLEAALGRARYLALYLISGLAGGALTYWLSAPVQGSLGASGAIFGLLGATAVLMRRLNYDMRPVFVLLAVNLVITFNPWGGIAWQAHVGGLITGTLIAIGMVHAPRERRELVQYGTCALVLAAVVLVVVARTAALT encoded by the coding sequence ATGGACCAGCAGCCGCCGGGGGGCCCGGACCCGTCCGCCGCGGAGGGCGCGCTCGGCTGTTACCGACACCCCGGCCGCGAGGCGAACGTCCGCTGCACCCGGTGCGAGCGCCCGATCTGCCCCAAGTGCATGGTCGACGCCTCGGTCGGCTTCCAGTGCCCGGACTGCGTCCGCCAGGGATCGGGTACGGGGCACGGCCCGGCCGCCAACCGGCCGCGCACCGTCGCGGGCGGCAGCATCACGGCCGATCCCCGCCTCGTCACCAAGGTCCTCCTCGGCCTCAACGTCACCGTGTACCTGGCGGTGCTGGCGAAGGGCGACGCGCTGGTCGAGGAGCTGATGCTGCTCGGCCGGGCCACGACCCAGTTCGGCGGCCCCCTGGAGGGCGTGGCCGAGGGCCAGTGGTACCGGCTGGTGACGTCGATGTTCCTGCACCAGGAGATGTGGCACATCGTGTTCAACATGCTGGGCCTGTGGTGGCTCGGCGGCCCGCTGGAAGCGGCGCTCGGCCGCGCCCGCTACCTCGCGCTCTACCTGATCTCCGGGCTGGCCGGCGGTGCCCTCACCTACTGGCTCTCCGCGCCCGTGCAGGGCTCGCTCGGCGCCTCCGGGGCGATCTTCGGCCTGCTGGGCGCCACCGCCGTGCTGATGCGCCGGCTCAACTACGACATGCGCCCGGTCTTCGTGCTCCTCGCGGTGAACCTGGTCATCACGTTCAACCCCTGGGGCGGAATCGCCTGGCAGGCGCATGTCGGTGGCCTGATCACGGGCACGCTGATCGCGATCGGCATGGTGCACGCCCCCAGAGAGCGGCGCGAACTGGTCCAGTACGGCACCTGCGCCCTCGTCCTGGCGGCCGTGGTCCTCGTCGTGGTCGCCAGAACGGCCGCGTTGACCTGA
- a CDS encoding peptidylprolyl isomerase: MAEKLYATLKTNQGDIEIELLPNHAPKTVRNFVELAKGEREWTHPATGKTSTDKLYDGTVFHRVISGFMIQGGDPLGNGTGGPGYEFGDEFHPDLAFTKPYLLAMANAGPGTNGSQFFVTVAPTAWLTGKHTIFGEVSNDASKKVVDAIAATRTNPRTDRPVNDVVIESVVIETR; encoded by the coding sequence GTGGCCGAGAAGCTTTACGCCACCTTGAAGACCAACCAGGGCGACATCGAGATCGAGCTGCTGCCGAACCATGCGCCCAAGACGGTCAGGAACTTCGTCGAGCTCGCCAAGGGCGAGCGGGAGTGGACGCACCCCGCGACCGGAAAGACGTCGACGGACAAGCTGTACGACGGCACCGTCTTCCACCGCGTCATCAGCGGCTTCATGATCCAGGGCGGCGACCCGCTGGGCAACGGCACCGGCGGCCCGGGGTACGAGTTCGGCGACGAGTTCCACCCCGACCTCGCCTTCACCAAGCCGTACCTGCTGGCCATGGCCAACGCCGGTCCGGGCACCAACGGCTCGCAGTTCTTCGTGACCGTGGCGCCGACCGCCTGGCTGACCGGCAAGCACACCATCTTCGGCGAGGTCAGCAACGACGCGAGCAAGAAGGTCGTGGACGCCATCGCCGCCACCCGGACCAACCCCCGCACGGACCGTCCGGTGAACGACGTCGTGATCGAGTCGGTCGTCATCGAGACCCGATGA
- a CDS encoding DUF5324 family protein — protein MTRIDSVRAATDSAKDSVQHAAEVVVPYAETAKDQAAHLAHEARTRLAPKVSKAAQQARVQYDAHLAPRIEMALTHVPPKVDKAGRRAVLRTRRAARSAADYTVPRVEHAMAVAQPMAEEATARSAAALAALRGQVTAQEIRKLARKHERRARTGRLFKGFAVAGLVAGAAYAAWRWWDKQANPDWLVEPPAPTEVSDRPPLTSVDGSGPAPLDPDARTEQAEDGANGNEGPDERR, from the coding sequence GTGACCCGCATCGACAGCGTGCGCGCCGCAACCGACTCGGCGAAGGACAGCGTGCAGCACGCCGCGGAAGTGGTGGTGCCCTACGCCGAAACGGCCAAGGACCAGGCCGCCCACCTCGCGCACGAGGCCCGCACCCGGCTCGCGCCGAAGGTGTCCAAGGCGGCTCAGCAGGCCCGCGTCCAGTACGACGCGCATCTCGCCCCCCGGATCGAGATGGCCCTCACCCACGTGCCCCCCAAGGTCGACAAGGCCGGCCGGCGCGCCGTCCTGCGCACCCGCCGGGCCGCCCGCAGCGCCGCGGACTACACCGTGCCGCGCGTCGAGCACGCGATGGCCGTCGCCCAGCCCATGGCCGAGGAGGCGACGGCCCGCAGCGCCGCCGCGCTGGCGGCCCTGCGCGGGCAGGTCACGGCGCAGGAGATCCGGAAGCTGGCCAGGAAGCACGAACGGCGGGCACGGACCGGGCGGCTCTTCAAGGGCTTCGCCGTGGCCGGCCTCGTGGCGGGCGCCGCCTACGCCGCCTGGCGGTGGTGGGACAAGCAGGCCAACCCCGACTGGCTGGTCGAGCCGCCCGCCCCCACGGAGGTCTCCGACCGGCCGCCGCTGACCTCGGTCGACGGCAGCGGCCCGGCCCCGCTCGACCCCGACGCCCGTACCGAACAGGCCGAGGACGGGGCCAACGGGAACGAGGGCCCGGACGAGCGCCGCTGA